One window of the Nicotiana tabacum cultivar K326 chromosome 4, ASM71507v2, whole genome shotgun sequence genome contains the following:
- the LOC107812028 gene encoding 21 kDa protein: protein MAAAKLLFLAAVLSLFYLSGAADTATSFIKNSCKPTTYPDLCVASLSGYAQTIKNSQEQLIKTALSVSLDRAQSTKGFVSKLLKFKGLKPREYEAIKDCVEETSDSVDRLSKSVSELKEVDHSRGKDFLWHISNVETWVSAAITDENTCTDGFAGRALNGRIKASIRNRIANLAQVTSNALALINQYAAKH from the coding sequence ATGGCCGCAGCAAAGCTTCTATTTCTTGCAGCTGTGCTCTCTCTCTTCTACCTCTCCGGCGCGGCGGATACCGCCACCAGTTTCATCAAAAACTCTTGCAAACCCACTACTTATCCCGATCTGTGCGTCGCTTCCCTTTCCGGTTACGCACAGACCATAAAAAACAGCCAAGAACAGCTAATCAAAACAGCCTTGTCCGTAAGCCTGGACAGAGCCCAATCGACAAAGGGATTCGTAAGCAAGCTCTTGAAATTCAAGGGATTAAAGCCCAGAGAATACGAAGCTATTAAAGATTGCGTAGAGGAGACAAGTGATAGTGTAGATCGGCTAAGCAAATCGGTGAGTGAGCTCAAGGAAGTGGACCATAGCCGTGGGAAGGATTTCTTGTGGCATATTAGTAACGTGGAGACATGGGTCAGTGCGGCTATCACCGATGAGAATACTTGTACCGATGGGTTTGCGGGTCGGGCTTTAAATGGTAGGATTAAGGCTTCGATTAGAAACCGGATCGCTAATCTTGCTCAGGTCACTAGCAATGCACTGGCATTAATCAACCAATATGCTGCAAAGCATTAA